From a region of the Lactuca sativa cultivar Salinas chromosome 4, Lsat_Salinas_v11, whole genome shotgun sequence genome:
- the LOC111907748 gene encoding uncharacterized protein LOC111907748 → MGFSKGQLFERLQAQQIKFSQYEHPVVMTVEAQAKYVGHMKGGLSKNLFLKDKKHRFYIVSALADTTVDLKVLSQRLGLGKGGVRMAPEEAVGEILQVPLGCVTPFALVNESAKNVSLLLDQGFKTQECCFFHPLSNDTTISLHIKDLDRFLKSVGRMVAYVDLEANPSVGKDQPPDLAALVPSDNTSRITDVMEKTASLKIDSNPVSATAKASKVSKKEKMVNTANSFADPEKFIQEIVEKASAIVLSEMKDENIKQHGNGEQLGGVVSSHLKKNLSLELKNLATMFKNTAYTEGFVAGTRCPAKR, encoded by the exons ATGGGTTTTTCGAAAGGGCAACTTTTTGAACGCTTACAG GCTCAACAGATAAAATTTTCGCAGTATGAGCATCCTGTAGTGATGACTGTTGAAGCCCAG GCCAAGTATGTTGGACATATGAAAGGTGGATTGAGTAAAAACTTATTCCTAAAG GATAAGAAGCACAGATTTTATATTGTTTCAGCCTTGGCTGATACCACAGTAGACCTAAAAG TTCTATCTCAAAGGCTTGGGCTTGGAAAAGGAGGGGTGAGAATGGCACCTGAAGAAGCAGTTGGAGAAATACTTCAG GTGCCTCTAGGGTGTGTTACTCCATTTGCACTTGTGAATGAGTCAGCTAA GAATGTTTCGTTGTTGTTGGATCAAGGTTTCAAAACTCAGGAGTGCTGCTTCTTCCATCCACTCTCCAACGATACAACCATCT CCCTTCACATAAAGGATCTTGACAGGTTTCTCAAGTCAGTAGGAAGAATGGTTGCCTATGTTGATCTTGAG GCTAATCCTTCTGTTGGGAAGgatcaacctccggatttagCTGCTTTAGTTCCATCTGACAACACTTCACGCATAACAGATGTTATGGAAAAAACAGCTTCTTTGAAGATTGACAGCAACCCAGTCTCTGCTACTG CCAAAGCATCAAAGGTTTCCAAGAAGGAGAAAATGGTGAATACTGCAAACTCTTTTGCTGATCCTGAAAAGTTTATTCAAGAGATAGTAGAGAAAGCATCAGCCATTGTTCTTTCCGAG ATGAAGGACGAAAACATTAAGCAACATGGCAATGGGGAACAACTTGGTGGTGTGGTATCCAGCCATCTAAAGAAGAATCTTAGCTTGGAATTGAAAAATCTAGCT ACGATGTTTAAAAATACAGCCTACACAGAAGGCTTTGTTGCTGGTACCCGCTGCCCAGCCAAAAGGTGA